Proteins from one Megalopta genalis isolate 19385.01 chromosome 1, iyMegGena1_principal, whole genome shotgun sequence genomic window:
- the Vav gene encoding vav guanine nucleotide exchange factor isoform X1, protein MNRIDSDTDNARGWHECAKWLTRCGALRADHKANWPEATAFDLAYTLRDGVLLCNLLNTVDAGCIDMKDVNQKPQMSQFLCLRNIKVFLSACSTIFGLSESELFEPSMLFDLSGFHRVLCTLSALSNCPRLRRKDIPGFTVGHYRSQEDIYKDLQSAGAGREDEGRRRRFRRREGDEAGGGGDNEDPVGEEDGYGAFCSHAQSEEIYKDLCSLHMPPPPSVVQDGIISGAGKSDYVIQELVETERNYSEVLNSLLRHFARPLSSLLRHEDSTRIFFGIKELAEIHAGFHSQLRKARGGVALAQVFLDWREKFLIYGDYCANLTLAQNTLQEVCARNEIVNQVVIRCQQEANNGKFKLRDILSVPMQRVLKYHLLLDKLVEETPSDWQEDRHYLGKAREVMVDIAQYINEVKRDSDTLDIIKDIQASIIDWDVQEDAQLKNFGRLLKDGELKVKAHGDQRVKARYAFVFEQVVLICKAGRGEQYCYRETLRLDNYRLEDLTARPTLGKDTRRTYQWLLVHKQEYTAYTLFARTEEQKQMWMKAFQDAMDNVNPSACRNTNHKFKLTTFDRPLSCQRCGKFLKGRIFQGYRCEVCRFAVHKQCIAQSGRCMLVPLPPPPPPPLPCERALSMKLWFVNEMDRDSASNKLEHREDGTYMLRMRPAGQSRLKHETNYALSIKANGAVKHIRVFKRDVDGADLYYLSESRFFKSVVELVEYYERASLSENFEKLDQRLLWPYRRVLAKALFDFRGGERNQLSLRRGCRVVVLSKEGDAKGWWKGKIGDQIGFFPKEYVEEE, encoded by the exons ATGAATCGAATAGACAGTGATACGGATAATGCAAGAGGCTGGCACGAATGTGCCAAATGGTTGACTAGATGCGGAGCTCTAAGAGCAGATCACAAAGCCAACTGGCCAGAAGCAACTGCATTCGATTTAGCATATACATTGAGGGATGGTGTACTGCTATGCAATCTTTTGAACACAGTGGATGCTGGTTGCATAGATATGAAAGATGTGAATCAGAAACCACAGATGTCACAATTCTTATGTTTAAGGAATATCAAAGTATTTCTGTCCGCGTGCTCAACGATTTTTGGCCTGTCTGAATCAGAACTTTTCGAACCTTCCATGTTGTTTGACCTATCGGGCTTTCATCGTGTACTATGTACTTTATCTGCTTTGTCCAATTGTCCTCGTCTCAGACGCAAAGATATTCC CGGTTTCACCGTAGGACACTATAGATCGCAAGAAGATATATACAAAGATTTGCAAAGTGCTGGAGCAGG CCGCGAGGACGAAGGTCGCCGCAGAAGGTTTAGAAGGCGAGAAGGTGATGAAGCAGGTGGAGGAGGGGACAATGAAGATCCAGTCGGTGAAGAAGACGGATATGGAGCATTTTGCAGCCATGCTCAAAGCGAGGAAATCTACAAGGACCTTTGTAGTCTACACATGCCACCTCCTCCATCTGTTGTACAG GATGGTATAATCTCCGGAGCCGGAAAGAGCGATTATGTGATTCAGGAACTCGTTGAAACCGAGCGAAATTATTCGGAAGTCCTTAACAGTTTGCTCAGGCATTTTGCTAGACCGCTCTCATCATTATTGCGACATGAAGATTCGACACGGATATTTTTCGGCATAAAGGAACTCGCAGAAATTCATGCCGGTTTTCATAGTCAGCTCCGAAAAGCTAGAGGCGGTGTTGCTTTAGCTCAGGTCTTCCTTGATTGGCGAGAAAAGTTTCTCATCTATGGTGATTACTGCGCAAATCTTACTCTCGCGCAAAACACATTGCAAGAAGTTTGTGCACGAAACGAAATAGTTAATCAAGTAGTTATC AGGTGCCAACAAGAAGctaataatggtaaattcaaGTTGCGGGATATACTCTCTGTTCCTATGCAAAGAGTGTTGAAGTATCATTTACTGTTGGATAAACTAGTAGAGGAGACTCCTAGCGATTGGCAGGAAGACAGACATTATCTTGGAAAAGCTAGAGAAGTTATGGTCGATATAGCTCAATATATTAACGAAGTAAAACGTGACTCAGATACATTGGACATTATAAAGGACATACAGGCATCCATAATTGATTGGGACGTCCAGGAAGATGCACAATTAAAGAACTTTGGACGTTTGCTTAAAGACGGAGAACTTAAG GTAAAAGCTCATGGTGACCAACGAGTAAAGGCCCGTTATGCGTTCGTCTTCGAACAAGTAGTATTAATTTGCAAAGCAGGTAGAGGAGAACAATACTGTTACCGTGAGACTTTGCGGCTAGATAACTATAGATTGGAAGATCTTACAGCAAGACCAACATTAGGCAAAGATACACGACGGACTTATCAGTGGTTGCTAGTTCACAAACAAGAGTACACAGCATATACTTTGTTTGCCAGAACAGAAGAACAAAAGCAGATGTGGATGAAAGCGTTCCAAGACGCAATGGATAATGTTAATCCATCTGCTTGTCGTAACACCAACCACAAGTTTAAACTTACTACTTTCGATCGACCCCTTAGTTGTCAACGGTGTGGAAAGTTCTTGAAAGGTCGCATATTTCAG GGCTACCGCTGCGAAGTGTGTCGTTTTGCTGTACACAAACAGTGCATTGCACAATCAGGCCGATGCATGCTAGTGCCGCTGCCACCACCACCGCCACCGCCTCTACCATGCGAACGTGCTCTGTCAATGAAATTATGGTTTGTGAATGAAATGGACCGAGACTCTGCTTCTAATAAATTAGAGCATCGCGAAGACGGTACATATATGCTGAGAATGCGGCCAGCAGGACAATCACGTTTGAAACACGAGACGAATTATGCTCTTAGTATCAA GGCAAATGGAGCAGTGAAACACATAAGGGTATTTAAACGTGACGTTGATGGAGCCGATTTGTACTATCTCAGCGAATCTCGCTTCTTTAAGAGTGTAGTCGAACTTGTTGAATATTATGAACGGGCATCGTTGTCGGAAAATTTTGAGAAATTAGATCAACGTTTATTGTGGCCATATAGGCGTGTGCTGGCCAAGGCGCTATTCGATTTTCGTGGAGGAGAACGTAATCAGTTGAGTCTACGACGAGGTTGTAGAGTTGTTGTATTGAGTAAAGAAGGTGATGCCAAAGGATGGTGGAAAGGAAAGATAGGAGATCAAATAGGATTTTTTCCAAAGGAATATGTTGAAGAGGAATAA
- the LOC117221350 gene encoding torsin-1A isoform X1 — protein sequence MNFAGFLLICIVISFVTISAKCESFWRKGISSLYSAFDRSIDYIPCSFMECCNNEYISSDINKLDDILRENLYGQEIAHRVVISALRGHLGQVNPPKALVMSFHGPPGTGKTFVAQMIAKSFYKKGEQSIYYHFFNGRNDFPLEQDVELYKEALRKTIIHSLTNCERSLFIFDEVDKMPEGVLNALVPFLDYNTQLKSWRFSSTVLNTKRGIYIFLSNTGSSRIIQRLLTLWEEGKHRSQAKVQDFENLISVGAFNEKGGLHHSDTIDTSLIDHYVPFLPLEEAHVKQCLVKAFVNRDIGPSVDMIQSAMSYVIFGPDPHNLYATTGCKRLEQKVAAIIYSGRKKKENNEL from the exons ATGAATTTTGCCGGCTTCTTACTTATATGCATTGTTATCAGTTTCGTGACAATTTCTGCGAAATGTGAATCTTTTTGGAGAAAAGGCATATCGTCTTTATATAGTGCATTTGATAGATCCATAGATTACATACCATGTAGTTTTATGGAATGTTGTAATAATGAATATATTTCATCTGACATCAATA AATTAGATGATATCTTGAGAGAAAACCTTTATGGGCAAGAAATAGCTCATCGTGTAGTAATAAGTGCATTGCGTGGACATTTAGGTCAAGTCAATCCTCCAAAAGCTCTGGTTATGAGCTTTCACGGTCCTCCAGGAACTGGTAAAACATTTGTGGCTCAAATGATAGCCAAATCATTTTACAAGAAAGGGGAACAAAGTATATATTATCATTTCTTCAATGGTCGCAACGATTTTCCTTTAGAACAAGATGTTGAACTCTATAAG GAAGCGTTACGTAAAACTATTATCCATAGTTTAACAAACTGTGAGAGGTCATTATTTATATTTGACGAGGTAGATAAAATGCCAGAAGGTGTATTAAATGCTCTTGTACCGTTTTTGGATTATAATACTCAATTGAAATCATGGAGATTTTCCAGTACTGTGTTAAACACTAAAAgaggaatatatatatttttatcaaataCTGGTAGCTCACGAATCATACAACGCTTATTAACTCTTTGGGAAGAAGGAAAACATAGAAGCCAAGCTAAAGTTCAAGATTTCGAAAATTTGATAAGTGTTGGAGCATTTAATGAGAAAGGTGGTCTTCATCATAGTGATACAATCGACACTAGTCTCATAGATCACTATGTGCCTTTTTTACCACTTGAAGAAGCACATGTAAAACAATGCTTAGTTAAAGCTTTTGTAAACAGAGATATTGGTCCTTCTGTAGATATGATACAATCTGCAATGTCTTATGTGATTTTTGGACCTGATCCTCACAATCTTTATGCAACGACTGGTTGTAAAAGATTAGAACAAAAGGTAGCTGCTATTATATATAGtggaaggaaaaagaaagaaaataatgaATTATAG
- the Cyt-b5 gene encoding cytochrome b5 isoform X2, which translates to MASENIQSVTTSSQVYSKAEIAKHNNTNDVWVIINRKVYDLTTFLRKHPGGEEVILEVAGQDATEPFEDIGHSSDAREMMIPYKIGELEEGEEETTCDPNVVLNEDNSSRCCNVL; encoded by the exons ATGGCGTCAGAAAATATTCAGTCCGTTACCACTTCTTCTCAAGTATACTCGAAAGCAGAAATAGCTAAACACAACAATACCAATGACGTCTGGGTTATCATTAACCGTAAAGTGTACGATTTGACTACGTTTCTGCGTAAG CATCCAGGAGGAGAAGAAGTTATTTTGGAAGTAGCTGGTCAAGATGCGACAGAGCCTTTTGAGGATATTGGTCACTCTAGTGATGCTAGAGAGATGATGATACCTTATAAAATTGGAGAACTTGAAGAAGGGGAAGAGGAAACTACCTGTGACCCAAATGTAGTACTCAATGAAGACAATTCCAG TCGATGCTGCAACGTGTTGTGA
- the Cyt-b5 gene encoding cytochrome b5 isoform X1, whose translation MASENIQSVTTSSQVYSKAEIAKHNNTNDVWVIINRKVYDLTTFLRKHPGGEEVILEVAGQDATEPFEDIGHSSDAREMMIPYKIGELEEGEEETTCDPNVVLNEDNSSGSWRSWLIPIALGVLATLVYRYFIKAH comes from the exons ATGGCGTCAGAAAATATTCAGTCCGTTACCACTTCTTCTCAAGTATACTCGAAAGCAGAAATAGCTAAACACAACAATACCAATGACGTCTGGGTTATCATTAACCGTAAAGTGTACGATTTGACTACGTTTCTGCGTAAG CATCCAGGAGGAGAAGAAGTTATTTTGGAAGTAGCTGGTCAAGATGCGACAGAGCCTTTTGAGGATATTGGTCACTCTAGTGATGCTAGAGAGATGATGATACCTTATAAAATTGGAGAACTTGAAGAAGGGGAAGAGGAAACTACCTGTGACCCAAATGTAGTACTCAATGAAGACAATTCCAG TGGTTCTTGGAGATCTTGGCTGATACCAATCGCACTTGGAGTTTTGGCAACTCTTGTCTATCGTTACTTTATTAAAGCACACTGA
- the DNaseII gene encoding deoxyribonuclease II: MSFPITRVLRHTIAWLIICNAVNGRDRLQCRDEANSPVDWYVLYKLPKTSRSSNPLIREGLAYLFVTNRSVETGWRLSTRSIGSNNSIPGFTLAPLYDRANENKSLWTLYNDSPPDAPAIMRYGHTKGVVIAGIDQGFWLIHSVPGFPPVPKGGRLTRPSRRKDVTIEGRYAYPESGTFYGQSFLCVTLGSDQFDIVGKQLMYNEISVYSKNVPESLGVRYPVLWSATNQKRVKTAPYNNKASIISLGSTNFTSFAKGSKWQKDLYADFVAPQLQTDLYVESWLNGRGKLPSSCSRRKIYNVRSLTLEAANIEFSSSRDHSKWAITVTNKTTTHVTCVGDINRADTQYTRGGGTVCFKQPQLWIDFRNAINGVEPCPS; this comes from the exons ATGTCG TTCCCTATAACACGTGTTCTGCGTCACACGATCGCATGGCTGATCATCTGTAATGCTGTAAATGGCCGAGATCGTTTGCAATGTAGAGACGAAGCTAATTCGCCAGTCGACTG GTACGTGTTGTACAAGTTACCGAAAACGTCGAGAAGCAGCAATCCCTTGATCAGAGAAGGCCTCGCATATTTGTTCGTAACGAACCGAAGCGTCGAAACCGGTTGGCGATTGTCCACAAGGTCCATTGGTTCGAACAACTCTATCCCTGGATTCACATTAGCGCCTCTTTACGATCGA GCAAACGAAAACAAAAGCTTGTGGACACTGTACAACGACAGCCCGCCGGATGCCCCGGCGATCATGAGATACGGCCACACGAAGGGCGTGGTGATCGCCGGCATCGACCAAGGCTTCTGGTTGATCCACAGCGTGCCCGGTTTCCCGCCGGTGCCAAAAGGTGGCAGATTAACGCGGCCTTCGAGAAGGAAAGACGTGACAATCGAAGGCAGATACGCTTATCCGGAAAGCGGAACGTTTTACGGGCAGAGTTTTCTCTGCGTGACGCTCGGCAGCGATCAGTTCGACATCGTCGGCAAGCAGCTGATGTACAACGAGATATCGGTCTACTCGAAAAACGTGCCCGAATCGCTGGGCGTGCGGTATCCGGTGTTGTGGAGCGCGACCAATCAGAAACGCGTCAAAACGGCCCCGTATAACAACAAAGCTAGCATAATATCTCTGGGCTCCACGAACTTCACCTCGTTCGCCAAAGGCAGCAAATGGCAGAAAG ATTTGTATGCCGACTTCGTTGCGCCGCAATTGCAGACGGATCTGTACGTGGAATCCTGGCTGAACGGCCGGGGAAAGCTTCCCTCCAGTTGCTCCCGCAGAAA AATCTACAACGTCAGATCGCTGACATTGGAGGCGGCGAACATCGAATTTTCGAGCAGCCGGGATCACTCGAAATGGGCCATAACGGTGACCAATAAAACGACCACTCACGTGACCTGCGTCGGCGACATCAACAGAGCG GACACGCAGTACACCAGAGGCGGCGGAACCGTGTGCTTCAAGCAGCCGCAATTGTGGATCGACTTTCGGAACGCTATAAACGGCGTGGAGCCTTGTCCTTCGTAA
- the Vav gene encoding vav guanine nucleotide exchange factor isoform X2, with protein sequence MNRIDSDTDNARGWHECAKWLTRCGALRADHKANWPEATAFDLAYTLRDGVLLCNLLNTVDAGCIDMKDVNQKPQMSQFLCLRNIKVFLSACSTIFGLSESELFEPSMLFDLSGFHRVLCTLSALSNCPRLRRKDIPGFTVGHYRSQEDIYKDLQSAGAGPPTRVVAFTIKPKGMDVDESQVYQELLCFSSNSQHDWPSAKKDGIISGAGKSDYVIQELVETERNYSEVLNSLLRHFARPLSSLLRHEDSTRIFFGIKELAEIHAGFHSQLRKARGGVALAQVFLDWREKFLIYGDYCANLTLAQNTLQEVCARNEIVNQVVIRCQQEANNGKFKLRDILSVPMQRVLKYHLLLDKLVEETPSDWQEDRHYLGKAREVMVDIAQYINEVKRDSDTLDIIKDIQASIIDWDVQEDAQLKNFGRLLKDGELKVKAHGDQRVKARYAFVFEQVVLICKAGRGEQYCYRETLRLDNYRLEDLTARPTLGKDTRRTYQWLLVHKQEYTAYTLFARTEEQKQMWMKAFQDAMDNVNPSACRNTNHKFKLTTFDRPLSCQRCGKFLKGRIFQGYRCEVCRFAVHKQCIAQSGRCMLVPLPPPPPPPLPCERALSMKLWFVNEMDRDSASNKLEHREDGTYMLRMRPAGQSRLKHETNYALSIKANGAVKHIRVFKRDVDGADLYYLSESRFFKSVVELVEYYERASLSENFEKLDQRLLWPYRRVLAKALFDFRGGERNQLSLRRGCRVVVLSKEGDAKGWWKGKIGDQIGFFPKEYVEEE encoded by the exons ATGAATCGAATAGACAGTGATACGGATAATGCAAGAGGCTGGCACGAATGTGCCAAATGGTTGACTAGATGCGGAGCTCTAAGAGCAGATCACAAAGCCAACTGGCCAGAAGCAACTGCATTCGATTTAGCATATACATTGAGGGATGGTGTACTGCTATGCAATCTTTTGAACACAGTGGATGCTGGTTGCATAGATATGAAAGATGTGAATCAGAAACCACAGATGTCACAATTCTTATGTTTAAGGAATATCAAAGTATTTCTGTCCGCGTGCTCAACGATTTTTGGCCTGTCTGAATCAGAACTTTTCGAACCTTCCATGTTGTTTGACCTATCGGGCTTTCATCGTGTACTATGTACTTTATCTGCTTTGTCCAATTGTCCTCGTCTCAGACGCAAAGATATTCC CGGTTTCACCGTAGGACACTATAGATCGCAAGAAGATATATACAAAGATTTGCAAAGTGCTGGAGCAGG CCCCCCAACAAGAGTGGTAGCATTTACCATAAAGCCTAAGGGTATGGATGTAGATGAATCCCAAGTATATCAAGAATTACTTTGCTTCTCGAGTAATTCTCAACACGACTGGCCTTCCGCGAAGAAG GATGGTATAATCTCCGGAGCCGGAAAGAGCGATTATGTGATTCAGGAACTCGTTGAAACCGAGCGAAATTATTCGGAAGTCCTTAACAGTTTGCTCAGGCATTTTGCTAGACCGCTCTCATCATTATTGCGACATGAAGATTCGACACGGATATTTTTCGGCATAAAGGAACTCGCAGAAATTCATGCCGGTTTTCATAGTCAGCTCCGAAAAGCTAGAGGCGGTGTTGCTTTAGCTCAGGTCTTCCTTGATTGGCGAGAAAAGTTTCTCATCTATGGTGATTACTGCGCAAATCTTACTCTCGCGCAAAACACATTGCAAGAAGTTTGTGCACGAAACGAAATAGTTAATCAAGTAGTTATC AGGTGCCAACAAGAAGctaataatggtaaattcaaGTTGCGGGATATACTCTCTGTTCCTATGCAAAGAGTGTTGAAGTATCATTTACTGTTGGATAAACTAGTAGAGGAGACTCCTAGCGATTGGCAGGAAGACAGACATTATCTTGGAAAAGCTAGAGAAGTTATGGTCGATATAGCTCAATATATTAACGAAGTAAAACGTGACTCAGATACATTGGACATTATAAAGGACATACAGGCATCCATAATTGATTGGGACGTCCAGGAAGATGCACAATTAAAGAACTTTGGACGTTTGCTTAAAGACGGAGAACTTAAG GTAAAAGCTCATGGTGACCAACGAGTAAAGGCCCGTTATGCGTTCGTCTTCGAACAAGTAGTATTAATTTGCAAAGCAGGTAGAGGAGAACAATACTGTTACCGTGAGACTTTGCGGCTAGATAACTATAGATTGGAAGATCTTACAGCAAGACCAACATTAGGCAAAGATACACGACGGACTTATCAGTGGTTGCTAGTTCACAAACAAGAGTACACAGCATATACTTTGTTTGCCAGAACAGAAGAACAAAAGCAGATGTGGATGAAAGCGTTCCAAGACGCAATGGATAATGTTAATCCATCTGCTTGTCGTAACACCAACCACAAGTTTAAACTTACTACTTTCGATCGACCCCTTAGTTGTCAACGGTGTGGAAAGTTCTTGAAAGGTCGCATATTTCAG GGCTACCGCTGCGAAGTGTGTCGTTTTGCTGTACACAAACAGTGCATTGCACAATCAGGCCGATGCATGCTAGTGCCGCTGCCACCACCACCGCCACCGCCTCTACCATGCGAACGTGCTCTGTCAATGAAATTATGGTTTGTGAATGAAATGGACCGAGACTCTGCTTCTAATAAATTAGAGCATCGCGAAGACGGTACATATATGCTGAGAATGCGGCCAGCAGGACAATCACGTTTGAAACACGAGACGAATTATGCTCTTAGTATCAA GGCAAATGGAGCAGTGAAACACATAAGGGTATTTAAACGTGACGTTGATGGAGCCGATTTGTACTATCTCAGCGAATCTCGCTTCTTTAAGAGTGTAGTCGAACTTGTTGAATATTATGAACGGGCATCGTTGTCGGAAAATTTTGAGAAATTAGATCAACGTTTATTGTGGCCATATAGGCGTGTGCTGGCCAAGGCGCTATTCGATTTTCGTGGAGGAGAACGTAATCAGTTGAGTCTACGACGAGGTTGTAGAGTTGTTGTATTGAGTAAAGAAGGTGATGCCAAAGGATGGTGGAAAGGAAAGATAGGAGATCAAATAGGATTTTTTCCAAAGGAATATGTTGAAGAGGAATAA
- the LOC117221350 gene encoding torsin-like protein isoform X2: MECCNNEYISSDINKLDDILRENLYGQEIAHRVVISALRGHLGQVNPPKALVMSFHGPPGTGKTFVAQMIAKSFYKKGEQSIYYHFFNGRNDFPLEQDVELYKEALRKTIIHSLTNCERSLFIFDEVDKMPEGVLNALVPFLDYNTQLKSWRFSSTVLNTKRGIYIFLSNTGSSRIIQRLLTLWEEGKHRSQAKVQDFENLISVGAFNEKGGLHHSDTIDTSLIDHYVPFLPLEEAHVKQCLVKAFVNRDIGPSVDMIQSAMSYVIFGPDPHNLYATTGCKRLEQKVAAIIYSGRKKKENNEL; encoded by the exons ATGGAATGTTGTAATAATGAATATATTTCATCTGACATCAATA AATTAGATGATATCTTGAGAGAAAACCTTTATGGGCAAGAAATAGCTCATCGTGTAGTAATAAGTGCATTGCGTGGACATTTAGGTCAAGTCAATCCTCCAAAAGCTCTGGTTATGAGCTTTCACGGTCCTCCAGGAACTGGTAAAACATTTGTGGCTCAAATGATAGCCAAATCATTTTACAAGAAAGGGGAACAAAGTATATATTATCATTTCTTCAATGGTCGCAACGATTTTCCTTTAGAACAAGATGTTGAACTCTATAAG GAAGCGTTACGTAAAACTATTATCCATAGTTTAACAAACTGTGAGAGGTCATTATTTATATTTGACGAGGTAGATAAAATGCCAGAAGGTGTATTAAATGCTCTTGTACCGTTTTTGGATTATAATACTCAATTGAAATCATGGAGATTTTCCAGTACTGTGTTAAACACTAAAAgaggaatatatatatttttatcaaataCTGGTAGCTCACGAATCATACAACGCTTATTAACTCTTTGGGAAGAAGGAAAACATAGAAGCCAAGCTAAAGTTCAAGATTTCGAAAATTTGATAAGTGTTGGAGCATTTAATGAGAAAGGTGGTCTTCATCATAGTGATACAATCGACACTAGTCTCATAGATCACTATGTGCCTTTTTTACCACTTGAAGAAGCACATGTAAAACAATGCTTAGTTAAAGCTTTTGTAAACAGAGATATTGGTCCTTCTGTAGATATGATACAATCTGCAATGTCTTATGTGATTTTTGGACCTGATCCTCACAATCTTTATGCAACGACTGGTTGTAAAAGATTAGAACAAAAGGTAGCTGCTATTATATATAGtggaaggaaaaagaaagaaaataatgaATTATAG